A segment of the Phoenix dactylifera cultivar Barhee BC4 chromosome 15, palm_55x_up_171113_PBpolish2nd_filt_p, whole genome shotgun sequence genome:
TCACAACCTTGAACGACCAAACATACGgtattcctttaaaaacaaataataataataaaataaagatttttttcataaatatttttctaaaaaatttaaatttatatgaatatctttttaaaatttatatttatttatgtacctaataaaatactgtttttatATAAATGCttctaatataacggttctttTAACACCGTTAattaaaaccatatttattttaattaaaaataaaatagaactttgaaattactttctttgttttttattgcgatcgccttataaatatttatttttacatctacctattaaaaatattttagtcattttaacttgaaaccgttaattaattttttaacagcaTTAGATGGCATGAGTACATATACGAaaacaagaattaaaaaaaaaaggggtagaATAGTAAAACTAGTGTTTTACGAGGATATACCTATAAATGTTAATTTTTAGAtaatatttatacaaaatttGGTATTTAGGagaatatttatgtaaaaaactctaaaataaaataagaaaaccTCTTCTCCTCTTGCGTGTCGGCTGGCCCAATCGTGACCAAATGGTAGGCCGGAAGGACGGTTGGGCCCACTACGGACTTCGACGACCAACTCCCACCCGAACATCGCACAGCTTTGGGTTCATCGATCAGACGGCTATAGTTGTCGGTCAGCACTCCGATGTTTCCACCGTTTACCGGGCATTAAAGGCAGGGTTCGAAGTCCAAACGTGGCCTCCCAACCACCCTCCATGATCGACGGCTGGCTCCTCTAGCTCCTCTTCCACGTGCCACGTGGCAGCATACAAGAGGACGACGTGAAGGCGCAAGTTCAGCAGCTTCGGGCCCACAGGGTCCTCCCAGTCCCACCTAACCCAAACTACCCCTCCCCCACCCTTGGGCCTTACCGAAGGCCCAGCAAGGCGAGGGCATTTAGGGAACAAAATTGGCCCCCAGGTTTACTACCCTCCTTTATTGGGTGCATAATGCCATGGATGTGGCCCTAGGCCTCTCGGAGAAAGGTCAGGCCTTGCCTCCTCTAGCCCAAAGAGTCTGGTCCCCAAGCTTCCATATAGGAGGGGGGTGGCGGGGTGGTCCATTTCATCAAAGCACAACCACCACATACTAATGAGACTAGCTTTTGTCAGCCTCTAGAAGCTTCTAGATAGCCCTAATGGTCATCAAATTGTGGTTGTCGCCCAATTAGGGATCATTTGATCTTGTAATGGGTAGCCAAGTTGTGCCCACACAAGGGCATGCATGACTTAATTGTGTCGAAAATATAAGAATGGATATGCAATTAGCGATTGTTTTCTGAAGTTATTTGCTACAATTATCATTTGATGTTATAACAAAATCGATCGTCATTTGACATTGATGGTGGCTAATCcgataaaaaaatttagaatcaGATTTCATATACCAATTCAGAAACAATGTATTTCATTCATAAGCATTGGTATAATCGAATGGTGTCATTATTTCGTTTATAGTATCAGTTATTTTCTTTCGAAAACAACTTGCTGCTGATGCAAGAAAACCTTCAGCTCACAAACAAACAAGATAATGGCTGGTATTTTGATCATGACAGCTTGTAATAGTTTTTTGGAGGGAGTTGTTGGAGATGTTTGTGTTATTGAAATTAACCTTGGTGCCAGAGTTTTCTTCCTTGTAAATTAATGGAGAGTGGGGCTCACTTGGTGGGCCAGATGGTTCAGTGACCCGGCGGTGGCATTTCATAAGCATGGGTTGGATAGGGTTAAGTGCCTCCATTGATGAGCAAGTTGCGTTCGGAACTTGACCAAGTTTGGGATCTTGATGGTGGGACCTGCATCCAAAGAACAATCATTTATCTGATGGCAAGATTGCCGAAAAGGCATCTAAGTAGAGTAACTCTtgatgacattttttttttgtgtgcacGAAATGTGGTTGCGATAgccagcaaaaagaaaaaaagaaaagaaaaagaaaaagaaatgttgTTTGGATGCCACAAGCTGAATGCATTCGGAAAATACATCACAGTGTGTATCTAGACTTGGAGCTTTAGGGTTTTCCCTTCATAATTtttaatcaatcataaaaatatatctTTACGAGGGCAAATGACATGTTAAGTTACATAGCATTTCAAAATGTTAATGATGTTACTGTTAAATTCGTTATAAAACTATTATTATCCATTACAATCATTGAAATTGCAGTCCTCCATCATTTTCTCCTTCCTAGCTAGCTTAAAATTGCTGCCACAATCAATACCATCATTTTACTTCAACCGCTACTACCcctacttaatatatatatttatatatttcattttataagcataaaattaatataattttctttatatatatttttatctataaaaatataaaataagatttaaaaaataatttacttttattttaaaaaatacgaCATGCAATTTAACAAACATGAACGGGCTATTAAAGCACTATGGAAAACTCATCCACAAGTATTTTTGTTAGGTTTggtttttcattattattattattattattattattattattattattttgatgttCATGAAATATTGTTTGGCAAGGTGAACTAGAAGTTGATTTATTCACTAGGTGTATTTATAGCACTCTATTCAAATGTAGTCATGGATGCATGGCTCCGTGATCATTCGGGAGTTGTGTTCCTTTGTTCTTGGTCTGCACTCTCATTGACCCTCTCTAGATAAATGCAAAGGAGACAATTCTACAGCATACTTATGAATCAAGTTATAGTTCTttattttgtcaaaaaaaaaaagtcataccTATACACCTCGAAAGAGATGAAGCAAGTAAGCAACCACCCCCCTCAtgtatgttatttttttttgggacatacgtctcaaaagaaattttgcagTCTAAGTACTTCTCGAGAAAACCCAAGGGGGTCTAAGTATACCATTTTATTAAAATCTTTGTTGGGATCCATCCCATGGGCACAATGGGCATCTCAACGTAGCCAAGAGGATCCAGTAGTCACTTGCACGCCAAAGACGAGCATGGTCGTTCACGCCAAATACCGAACCCAAACCCATAGACGCTATAACAACCGTATGAAGtagtgaaatttttttttccattttggtTCCTTCAATGCCTATGTTTGTTTTTTTAACCTAAAACAAATTAACATTGTTCCGAAGATAGGGACATGACACGAAGACCACCGTTGAATGATATGTCGTGCGATGGAGGTGAGTCGATCCCACCATCCATTGTCAAAAATTAACAAGCCAACGAGTGCATGGCTCGATGGCATGACCATGAACCTTCCTATGAAAATTGTTGCGGCTGGACATTGATTTGACTAAGGCGCCAAGTTGGCTAAGTTATTGGAGGGCTCGATGATTGACTGTTTAAACCATAAAGACCGATAGAAAGTTACGATGTGGCTCCGAGATAGCGAGGTGGTGGTCAATGTGCTCGGATGGCAACAGCTTCAATATCGATCGTTCTCGAGATGGTGTTGGGAAGAGCAGATCATGCTCCGATCTTTGCTCCAGGGCTAGCTCCAACCTAAAACAACAAACATGAAGAAGTTCTTTTGGCCTAAGCTAAAAAGATTCTCAAAGAATAGTGGAGATGTTGTAAAAGTGACAAAGCGACAGTATAAGAGCATATGAGGATTCAAAAGCATCTATCCAAAGGGTCCCCCTAAATTAGTTTGTATAAGCGAGGATCAGTGCCCATCACTGAAGTATTTGGGCGTACAGATCGACCGTATTTGGTAACTCATCTTACGTTCCGAAACTCACGTATGGACGTTTTGCTCACACGTCATGCTTCATACATCTCGTCCatacaattaaaaaaatcattcgTGGTCGTAGTCGTGGTGTTGCCGGCTAGAAAgaaattttgaaattcaaaaaactCTCTATATGCTTTTAGGTTGGCCACATGGTGGGCTTAATTGGTCGGTTTACTCCGTTAGCTATGGTCAGTTCTGAGATGTATCAAGAGTAAAGGATAAAAATTCGAGGGCAGATTGAGTTATGTTGGCTGGCTTAGGTTTACTCAAAATATAATAGAAGaattaaaaaatagaataaattaattaaaaaaaagtatttGCATCTCCATTTATGAGAGAAAGCATTGGAGAATGtttgagagagaaagggagagatgaAGGTGATGTGGGAGAGCTCTACGACCactgggactaaacacacacctaCACGGATCCTCATATACTTACCTTATTTAAGTCCTAGCGTCCTTGCTAAAGCTTGTGGTAAGCTCAAATACACCCATGCTAGAGTGTCCCCTAATCTACACAGGTTATGGGTCAGATCCACTCTGATACAATTTGTTACAACTCAAAACCTTATCTAAAAGGGCTAgttagaagatattatttaagtttcttggTACTGTAAGATTTGTTTAGTGAATAactaatatgggactaaatatcCACCTGCATGAATCATTACAAAGTGAGTTCGAGAATTGTCCTAGGTTTGTTTGTTTGAATGGTCTAGATGCCGTCTCCGGcatcaaattttgaattcaatcaaACTCTTAGGTGCAACGGGGATTAAAAATTATTCAACCATTATTTCTTTGGGAAAAATAATTGAATTGGTAGGAATTATGCTCGATGTTTGTACTGCTAACCATATGTAACCTACGTGCAAGCTCACttcccctaaaaaaaaaaaaaacaaaaaaaaaaaaagagaaagaagaagaagaacatgatgaTTCACTCGAAACAAACACAGCCGCTCTTCTCTCCGTAAAACACATTTGGCATCCCAGAGATGCAGACAACTACATTTATTAGCATTGGTATTACGGACTGTTACACTGAGTCTTTTCAGCGCATTGCTtgtttgctgaaattttcactTCCAACTGTTGTTTTAGCTTTTCATCTCTGACATTGTAAGAGTACTCAAATAACAACAACTAAAGACAAATATATGTATAAAGGGATTACAACAGCAAGGGAGCTTGGTGTTCAGTCCATGAATGTGCAATGGATCCAGGTCCCTCTGCCACTTTTATTGGGTAACAGCAGTCCATTACACCTAACGACCTTAATTTTCTCCTTGTGGAGTGAGTTGACTGTCTGTTGGGATCAAAGCATTTCATGGGTCTTTCGTGCTTCTCTCAGTTCTCATATTTTTGGACATGATACTCCTGGGGGTTCTTTTTCCTGTTTTTTTGCTCCTTTTACTCTTTATTCTCTCAATGAATGAAGATGATGGCTAAACTCAAACCTTTATTCAGAAAAAGGGGCTGCTGCAGGCATTGCACTAAACCAGGCTTCTGATCAAGTCTCAGGTGGAGTTTCACTATTAAGATGGTTTGAGTTGCATCACTCTAGAAACGTACTGGAGATACACCAGTATAGTTGATCAATCTTTAGAAGTGTGATCTTCATCTTTCATGGTTATGCTTTCATGCCAGTACTGGGTTCACTTGACCAACCTACGGCTATTTAAATAAAGCTAAATCAATTCAACTAGCCCTTGCTGTTCTTCATCTACACCTTTTTCATCATAGGGAATTCACTTTCAAAAAATACAGATAAATATATGGGAATTCCATATCTATGGTGGATAGGAAGAAAGATAAGGACAAGGAGTACTCAAAAATTGTTCTGAATATATGCATTTCCAATGAGCTTAATAAGCAATTCACATGAAACTATGAAGCTTGAATTCACCATAAGTAATGTTGATCATGGAAGGCACTAGCCTGCATCTTGCTAAATGTATGTTTGGTACAAGCAAATGTAGGGGACAAAAGACTAGACATAGAATAGGAACATCACACAACAGAATGCTTAaagattttctcaaaaaaagaaaaaagaaacaaaatgccTTAAAGGCTTTTCAGTAGCTTTAGGGTCTCGTCTACATGTTTCTCCGGTTGGAATTGATTGTTGTAGACCAACTGAACCACCCCATTTCTATCAATTACATAGGTTTGTCTCCCAGGCAATGTTCCGAAAAGATCAGATGGCACCCCCCACTGTTTTCTGACCTTGTTGCCTTCATCACTAAGTAAGGTGAATGGCAACCTATACTTTTTAGAAAAGGCCTGTTTACATTACTCAAAAAACAAAAGTATTAGAGAAGACAAAATTATCAGAAGTTCCCATACATATTATTCTACTAATATGTTAAGGTCTTAATTAACATAGCACATATATAGCACATCGTCATGAACAAGAAATGCTTATTTTCCTAGCGCAGAGCAATTCGCAGGACAatacaaatttcaaatttataaattataGGCATATTTTTTCTGATTACGGTTACAATAAAAGGTTcattaaaattaaaatctaaACCATAGATCAAAATTAGGCATCAACGAAGCTGCGAGAATGATAATTAACTCCACATTTATCTTTACCTATGAAAAAGTGTAAGAGCGACCGCGAAGTAGATACACAATCTCGGTGCATTATTCTAGCATGAATTATCTTCTCCCAACTAATGGATAAGACAAATAAATGATAGCTAACTACCAAAGATAAACTAATTACCTTGTGAGAGGCAGGATCGTCACCACTGATTCCTAACACCTCAGCTCCTGCCTTCTTGAACTTTTCATAAGAGTCTCTGAAGGCACAAGCCTAAAGAAACAAGCTTAAAATGATTATTACCAATTCAGTCTCATCCATCCTAAGTTTAATTAGATTGCCATTATTTACTACTAATAGCTATAATGAGCCTTGATGCAACAGCAAGGTTGCTTAATACTTCATTATGGGTTTGAAATACAAAAATAGCCTCTATGCATGCAGTGTAAAGCTGCATACATCGGGCCCTCCCCAAACGCACTCTCTCCGGATCCAAGAATGGCGTGAGCCTTGCGTTCCCAGGTTGAAGCGCGCACACGAGCTGGGTTTGGGCCAAGTTTAATTCTCAGGGAGTCATGGTCCACACTTATATAGATCCATTTCAGTAAAATGGATTAAGTTTCTAGGCTGGCAAGATTTGGACTGGAACTCGACCAGACCCAATTCGAACTTGCCCATTCATTTATGCTGCAGAAGCATTGAATGCTAGCCCAAAACATTAGAACCATATTCCAAACAGAGTCCTGAATTATTTGCAGCCCAAGTAATGGAACTTGTACTACCAATGGACTTGAACCCAGACCAGAACCTTACCTCTTTAGTGCACCCTGGGCTCTCATCCGCTGGGTAGAAGTAGACGACAACCGGCTTCCCTTTGAATTTGGAGAGAGCCACATCCTTCCCATCCTGATCTTTTAAAGTAAATGAAGGGGGCGCATCACCCTTGGACACCTACAAGCATTCACACCTTTCAGACCTACTAGCTCTAGCACtagagaagaagaacaaaaatagagaaagaagTGTGGCAGAATCCAGATTTAAAATAATGTTTTTATGCTCCATTCCTCCCCTACTGGTGTTTGAAGTGAACTAATTTAAGTTTATGCACCTAATAAAGAAATGCCGAGGTGTTAGATGTGGGAAAATTTAGTCCTGACAAAGGTTGGAGCACATAAAAGGAGATACCAGAAGGAAGAAAATTATATAGAGTTGATATATCCATATGGTAAGAATAGAGCATGTACCTTAGCACAAATGGGTGTCCTTGGagggaaagaagaagatggtgttgAGGGGGTGGTAGGGCTGGAGAGCTTGAGGCCATGTATCTGGGACTGTGAGGACTTGGAGAGGATTGTAAGAGTTGGAGAGTGTGGATTCTTGGTGGAGATTGGtgcttggagaaatgggagTGAGTGTTTGGGGAGAGAGGTGCAAGCCATTGGCAGGAGTAATTGGGAGTTTTGCAAGGcctctcctttctcttttttgagGGGAGGAGATGGTGGGTCAAGTATGTTTCATGTGTTGATGAGGGGGGTTTGAGATAGAAGATAGAGCGCCTTCAGCGTGGCCAATTGCTGACCTTGCATAGGAATTCCTTATTTCTGCCAAATGACAATTTTGTCCTTCATTGATCTGTATTCTTGTGGAGTTGTCACattgtttttcttctcttgataacAGATCTGGGGTTCCTTTTTCCCgtgattccttttttttttgagagagagagagagaaggattgttttccatgatttttttttttttggagaagttCCATTGATTTATTTCATGATatggaaaataaataaagaaaaagcatcaaaaaggagaaaaagattttttttttttttgatgaagaggGAGGCAAAGCCATCCTgcctttattagaaaaataaagtttacaaaaaaatatttataaaagatttgcaagaaaacaaatataaaataataataataagcttTTACAAAAGGTAGTGATCTGTAAATAGACTTATTAAACTATTCAATAAGTTAAACAATTTCATAAGTGATTGGAAGGATCTCTGTATCTTCAATGTGTAATTATATAAGCTCTACATCCTGATATGAGTCAGAAAAGGATAGTGGAAAGCAAGGCCGGCCTAACTCTTAGGCGATTGAGGCGGTTGCCTAAGGCTCCAGCCCAGAGAAGGGCTACCGCAAGGAAATCCTCAAAggcaaaatagaaagaaaaaagaccCTCCTAGTGAGTTTGCTTTAGGCTGACCCACTATAGGAAAGACtttaaagataaaacaaaaagaaaaaagacttctcttagtgagttcgccttagacCCTCAAATATATTGAGCCACTCGAAAGCGACTACACTGCTTAGACACATCAACTTTTGAATTTTTGCAGAGGCAGCAGTAAAGTGCCATTTCTTCCCgcatattttttaacttttttttgctttggtAATCTAGAGTATACCCTATGAAGTACAGGCGTTCAAGAGAATCTGACCATAATAAATTCTTAAGGACTCCTGTCATCCCCAGTGATTCTAGTTTCAACATTGCCACCCACATCAGCAGCTGAGTCTGCCGGATGGTTGCTCATTCCAGCACCAATGATATCCATCATGATCTTATCTTTGTTCTTCATGGCACAATAAGCTCTAATCATGAAGTCCAAAAGGCTGAAATACTCAGGTTTATGTGTGGTGCCCAATTTTCATTTAAAGAAGTCCCAGCCCAGCAGAGAACAATCGGAGGAAGATGGACGTAAGTCGCCTCAGTAGCTTGGCAAAGAACGAAGGCGAAGGACGTGGCCAGCCTCACTTGGAATGGTTATCGGAAGTATCTTGTTGAGGAAAGCGGTGCAACAAAAGATCTTTTTTTTCAGATGCATTAATATTCCAGAGATGTTCGAATCCCTGAACTTTAATTCCACTGAAGTCAAGAACTTGTAAAAAAAGGAATTAACAGTGAATTCACCTGAACTTTCTGTATTCCAAATTGTTTTATCTGATGCAGGAGAAACAATGGGATGATATAAAGTTTCTATCAGAGAAAAGAGCCCAGTAAATCATGAGCATCAATATTTCTTCAGAAATGCAGACTCCAACCATCAGAAGGGCTCCATGTATCAGATAACAAGCATGATTTATCAGGGGCATGGATCATAGACGTGAGGACGAGGAAAAGAATCTTTAAGAGGAAGTATATCACAGCCTATCTATGTTTCCGGAatccaaaatattgttaatatCAAGGATTTTTCAGCTCTTAAGACAATACACATCAACCAGAAAAGGAACAGATAAAATTACAATTATTCATAAGCCTTTTGAACATGAACAAAAGAATATGAATAGTAGCATTCCCCCTGAGGAGCCAAACAATGGCCTCTATTTTTCTGTGTGTGGGAAAACAGAGTTTCCTAGTACACTCTTCACTCTTCTATTGATATCTACGGACAAAATCATGTATTCATGTTAGGCCTGCATGATCACCGAAGAATATATACAAATAGAAAGTAAATCCACAATGTTTTCTTCACTCTGGGAGTGTTCTTGTGAAGCTATTACATTAACAGGCTCTTCCAGTCCATTCTGGAATTTGGAGTCTTGTAGCTTTAATGGCTAAAAGCCATCATCTCACCAACATGAATCAAATAAATATCAACCATAATTGGTTTGGCCTTCAAGAGGTGATGCAACTAATTCCACGCAGCCTACTAAGCAAGCATAGATCTTTTGTTTCCACCGATCAATGTTCTCCGTTTCAGTGCCTACTTTATTGCAGAGTTGCACCAGCCAATTTTGTATCCTTTTAACTGTGATAATGCAACTGCAAGTCGCTCATCTGACTCCTTTGAGTGCTCTCTGCCACTCCAGCAGTCTTTTGTGCGCTTTCTTGACTCGGACCTCTGCATGGAATCCAGCACCTCGAGCACCTTCCAAGAAATCAGAAAACCATGACACTGTTTCCTTTCGGAAAGTGACCTGCAATTCTTATCATCTCCTTGTAACCATCCCCTCTTTCCCGCTCCAGCTTCTCACTTCCATAAGATTCCTCTGGGAAATTGGAGCATTTATAACATTTCTACTGTTAGGTAGTGTAGTCTTTTTACTAACTCTTTCTATGAAGGTGTTTGTTTAGGGTTCTAAAGGGAGCCATCTTTCTGAATGGCAATATTTGGCAGATACTTGTATAGGTGAAGCGAAAAGAACTTTGTAAGAGAGACAACGGGATTGTCCTCGGTAGCAGGCCGGCGTAGAGCAGCAAATATGCCAAGCAAATTCTATTGGTCAGAGCAAAATCAAGATTACACAAAATCATAGTACTTTATCCTTGACGAGGCATATAATTTTACTTCTCACATATGGTAATGCCTGCTTCTTTATGTGACATGAAGATGTGTACAATCAAATTGTATAGTGATGATTACAAGCCTTATTCTATTTTATAAATAATCTCCCCTGGAGTTCAGCATAACTCAAAACGTATGTCTAGGCATGCATAAATGCCTGATTGCATTGGAGACTGCATAGATAATCAaaaattcttttcatttataaGCATTATGGATTGTTAAGAAAATGTTAGTGTTTTGGAAATGACATCATTTAGGGGAGAAGAAATGCATGCATATGTTGCAAGTGGCATCCTCTAGCATCCTGGACATAAATATATCAATAATATTTCCATAGGTAGATAAGCATGATATTACCATGGACAAGTTTGAAATCTATAAGCAGAGACATGAATGTAGATGCGTTCGAAgtaaacataatataataaaagagCAAAATGGATCGAATTGTTCCCTTAAAAATTTTAGCAGCAACTTGCGGCAGAAGAGGTGCCTGCCAAGAAATTCAAGTGCATCCCGAACGAAGCAAAACCTACAGATTTGGTTTTACAACTTAAGGTCATGCAATAATCGACCTTGCTAAGCTCATCCTGACCAGCCAAGGAAGTGTCAGTGGCAGTCATGCTGGCTCAGCCTCCTCGCTTGAAGGACACCAAAGTTCGTGAATACAGAAGCCATGCTAGCATCATCTTCTGACCTACTGAACTCTGAGACCATTGGTGAGCGCCTGAGACATGGCCTACCGCCTTGACATGATTGCTGGTGGAGTGGGTTAGTGGTCCTGGAGAGGTAGCCCTCGGCCGACATGTACGATGGCCAGTTACATCACCAACTCCATTTCTTGTCTAGGCTTGATTAATTCAAGTACTAAATATACTGGCCacagccaaaaactcttctcgACATCAAATCTTTAGCTGAAATCTCTACAGGAGTCGTAAaacacaacaacaacaacaacaacaaaaatattGGACTAGAAGCCATTAAACCAAACAGTACAAGAGAAATCCAATACACACAACATACAGATTGACAAGAAGCACAAAGAACAGAGCAAGTCTCTTTAATTTGTACAAAACAATTGCGTAGCAGCATATCATTACTGGTTCTTGTTCCTCTAATtttgataatataataatacTACAAATGGAGAGGAAATGCTGGACTACCCAAAATGACAGTACTTCCGTGCCAATTGGCATGTTAGCCTAAAAAATTCTAGATGTCCAGCATTATGCAAAGCTGGGACCGCAAAGAAATAGGGAGACCACAACTCGCAATCACATGAATTACCTGAGATATCATAAAATAATGCAGATGCATAACATCCATCGAGAAATTCACAGTGGTATATCACTTCAGCCATATTATATGCTCTCCATAGTCACCTAAGCTTGGATTCGCTTCCCTTGCTCCGAAAGgttgaaagagagaagaaggagcgGGGTGCTGcaaaattaaaataacaatCTGTAAATGTCAAAGTCAAGCGAAGCCAACAATCCAGACAAAACTCAAAATAAATGATGAGCGTTCAGGATAGTTGAGGAAGCAACTGAAATTGAGCCTCCAAGCATAATTAATCACCAATAGCTACTTAGTTTCAGTTGCAAACAAAATATGAAATTCTAAAAAAGATGCACCTTTCAAGGAACTTCCAGTAAGATGGTCCTCCCTCAGCTTGAAGTTTGCAGGAGCATTTGGAATGGAGCTGCGTAAAGAGTGAGCTGCACAGTA
Coding sequences within it:
- the LOC103714815 gene encoding peroxiredoxin Q, chloroplastic-like, with protein sequence MACTSLPKHSLPFLQAPISTKNPHSPTLTILSKSSQSQIHGLKLSSPTTPSTPSSSFPPRTPICAKVSKGDAPPSFTLKDQDGKDVALSKFKGKPVVVYFYPADESPGCTKEACAFRDSYEKFKKAGAEVLGISGDDPASHKAFSKKYRLPFTLLSDEGNKVRKQWGVPSDLFGTLPGRQTYVIDRNGVVQLVYNNQFQPEKHVDETLKLLKSL